A single region of the Syntrophotaleaceae bacterium genome encodes:
- a CDS encoding DUF3015 family protein, with protein MKKNGSLLLLAILMAGLLLLLTSCAVTTESTEGTTDTLENTSDATTDFTSSTSPGDDHSSQAEKTRAFATVNLDRLREDMARGSGEHLASLAHLMGISEEHRQDFFELTKASYPELFRAEPVRAEDLLAGLNSELSHHPEWMRK; from the coding sequence ATGAAAAAGAACGGTTCATTATTGCTGTTGGCGATTCTGATGGCAGGGCTGCTGCTCTTGCTCACATCCTGCGCCGTAACCACCGAGAGCACCGAAGGCACCACCGACACATTGGAAAACACCTCTGATGCCACTACCGATTTCACTTCCAGCACCAGCCCCGGTGACGATCATTCTTCCCAGGCGGAAAAAACCAGAGCCTTTGCCACGGTCAATCTCGACCGACTGCGGGAGGACATGGCCCGCGGGAGCGGCGAACATCTGGCTTCACTGGCCCACCTTATGGGCATAAGCGAAGAGCACCGCCAGGATTTCTTTGAACTGACCAAGGCCAGTTACCCTGAACTGTTCCGGGCCGAACCTGTCCGTGCGGAGGACCTGCTGGCCGGACTGAACAGCGAATTGAGCCATCATCCCGAGTGGATGCGTAAATAA